A single window of Rhodamnia argentea isolate NSW1041297 chromosome 5, ASM2092103v1, whole genome shotgun sequence DNA harbors:
- the LOC125315330 gene encoding uncharacterized protein LOC125315330: MEILHGDFHDEEFFCKLRVLELRHLSKESGTSTSRFIESLTKLEELVIRESYPEQPSNNVEAMEGPSQEQKVILPFSRQIKHLKALNVSYCDGLSSMFTPTIAENLVALTKLRISNCRILTEVISDKGSKEGHEVAFHHLKCMELDGLIELKCFSSGGCALIFPLLEDVIVNVCPNMKFFSEGPIEAPKLDRVKATIVGAEFVRLNSRHAFTPSMAWCLANIYHMEIRECDRMEGVIEDEGQGSAVEKISFPRLRRMILKRLPNLTSFLLRKNHTLDCHKIQYLRISRCPKMRSLTWQSSMDIDHGTPSLFTPRVQFLGLEQIVLSHMDNLSKIWTDNPLDTLTFDSVLEVKVKNCESLENLFPHWVATSLTQLGKLQVESCRIEEIVAKGDNTPHSNIAQVLFPKLTSLVLHDVPRLKTFCPNLPTLNWQFLKELQVTHCDKLNMLSFAASMSKCPQRDDQEDLSNQEVHSSFERV; this comes from the exons ATGGAGATATTGCATGGGGATTTTCATGATGAAGAATTTTTCTGCAAGCTTAGAGTTCTTGAGCTTCGTCATCTTTCCAAGGAATCTGGAACATCCACAAGTCGTTTTATTGAGAGTTTAACCAAATTGGAAGAGCTAGTCATACGTGAATCTTATCCGGAACAGCCAAGCAACAATGTGGAAGCCATGGAAGGCCCTAGTCAAGAGCAAAAAGTAATATTACCCTTTTCAAGACAAATTAAACATTTGAAGGCTCTAAATGTGTCATattgtgatgggttatcaagTATGTTTACACCAACAATAGCTGAAAATTTGGTGgctctcacaaaattgaggataagtaattgCAGGATATTGACAGAAGTTATTAGTGACAAGGGAAGTAAGGAGGGGCACGAAGTGGCTTTCCATCATTTGAAAtgtatggagcttgatgggttgataGAGTTGAAATGTTTCAGCTCGGGTGGATGCGCTTTAATATTccctctcttggaagatgtcattgtgaatGTATGTCCCAACATGAAGTTCTTCTCCGAGGGGCCAATAGAGGCACCAAAGCTGGATAGAGTAAAA GCTACGATTGTTGGGGCTGAGTTTGTGAGGCT caactcgagacatgctttcactccatcgatggctTGGTGCCTTGCCAATATATATCATATGGAAATAAGGGAGTGTGATCGGATGGAAGGAGTGATCGAAGATGAAGGGCAAGGAAGCGCAGTGGAGAAGATTTCATTCCCGAGGCTTCGTCGGATGATACTGAAACGGTTGCCCAATTTGACTAGTTTCCTATTGAGAAAGAATCACACGCTGGATTGTCACAAAATACAATATCTGAGGATTTCCCGCTGCCCcaaaatgagaagtttgactTGGCAGTCTTCAATGGATATCGACCATGGCACACCTTCACTTTTCACTCCACGG gtacaatttcttGGGCTTGAGCAGATTGTTCTCTCTCACATGgacaatttaagcaaaatatggacCGACAATCCTCTAGATACTCTCACTTTTGACTCTGTGCTGGAAGTGAAGGTCAAAAACTGCGAGAGCCTCGAAAATCTATTTCCGcattgggtggctacaagtctaacCCAACTTGGGAAGCTTCAAGTGGAGTCTTGTAGGATCGAGGAAATAGTCGCTAAGGGAGACAACACTCCACACTCCAACATTGCTCAAGTTCTTTTTCCGAAACTAACCTCTTTGGTGTTACATGATGTGCCACGACTCAAGACCTTCTGCCCTAACTTGCCGACTTTGAATTGGCAATTCTTGAAGGAGCTGCAAGTGACTCACTGTGATAAACTCAACATGTTGTCTTTTGCGGCATCCATGAGCAAGTGCCCTCAGAGAGATGATCAAGAGGACCTTTCAAACCAAGAAGTGCACTCTTCGTTTGAGAGGGTATGA
- the LOC115733107 gene encoding probable disease resistance protein At4g27220, which yields MSVDPVVSILWDVLKWVVIPIKRQFGYVMSSKRYARDLQKEVGKLESEDERIQNAVREAGDNLRHVHSHVSEWQGSAEKVLRESGELLGDFEKASKTCCYGTLPDPNFRYQFSRKAKDKIEVIQDLARKGCEFKELNDISSRAPAPGIVTARTRTRREGKEVVQSTTATASASSASTSIRDDGVIKSRAQMIRDIIDALADNSNRVVGVYGMGGVGKSTLLVDTERRIREEKSFDLVAKADVSENPDVKRIQGEIAHSLGLDIKNEEYINVRAERLHTRLEKEEREKKKVLIILDNLWERLDLDKVGIPCGPGNKARGCKLLLTARDQRVLRREMLCDSAFLLGGLENVEAKRLFEKTVGGKVTVELEPLVEEALRISAGLPFLIVAISKLFIDTSYSECDYALKQIWSEDTGKVITKRLQLSYGRISEEAKSLLRLCVAYGVSKPYPDYLARYGFGLRIFQGVSSVQEARVRLGSLIHTLQASSLLLDGEEDAGGFKIHDLVREFVASFASTNRPLLILKDKDKWETTLSEERLKICEAICFPYVDLEELPKELICPELRIFLLLENERSLEISDSYFNSMKNLMALDLSGIRLSRSPSPFQFMENLHTLCVDDCSVEDVSVLGKLKGLQILSLQHSDIQQLPKEIGQLTELRLLDLDYCSKLQIIEPGVLGRLTKLEELYMKDSFDRWSAGEQTPATNAGLIELNNMKNLRTLHVSIPNPSALPRDLDVEKLTKYKIQIGDVRGWGDYKGSRMLELNLDGTSDVLRKECFQSILAKADALYLYKLDRTEKSISALSSEGFPKLKHLQVEDSPSFRCILERSSLPTFEALETLLLNNLINLEKILCTKNISIGSFSTLKVVRVEGCDKIEVLFPRSVARELPQLEEIKVVGCKLMRGIVEADGDRGKFELPKLRVLKLYWLPNIENFITTGSSPSRSTSDDQIGTQIAFFNGQQDAFPHLETLEVNGLDNIGFMFSPSMVKSLAQLRKLNVSFGKKMEAIITEEEGLAVEISETLAFPMLAHLSLQYLKSLKCFSHSKCKIDLFFSSMKIFL from the exons ATGTCCGTCGATCCTGTCGTCTCTATTCTGTGGGATGTCTTGAAGTGGGTAGTTATTCCCATCAAGCGTCAATTCGGATATGTGATGTCCTCCAAGAGATACGCCCGGGATCTTCAGAAGGAAGTGGGGAAGCTGGAGTCCGAGGATGAGAGGATCCAGAATGCCGTGCGAGAGGCCGGAGACAATCTTCGGCATGTCCACAGTCACGTCAGTGAGTGGCAGGGAAGTGCTGAGAAGGTCTTGAGGGAGTCGGGAGAACTGTTGGGAGACTTCGAAAAGGCGAGCAAGACTTGCTGCTACGGGACTCTTCCTGACCCCAATTTtcgctatcagttcagcaggaAGGCCAAGGACAAGATCGAAGTCATTCAGGACCTCGCTAGAAAAGGCTGTGAATTCAAGGAATTGAACGACATCTCCTCCAGAGCTCCAGCTCCGGGGATTGTCACTGCTCGGACTCGGACCAGGAGAGAGGGCAAAGAAGTCGTCCAGTCGACCACTGCCACGGCCTCTGCTTCTTCTGCCTCTACGTCAATTAGGGACGATGGTGTCATCAAATCCAGAGCTCAGATGATAAGGGACATCATAGACGCTCTTGCTGATAACAGCAACCGAGTGGTCGGGGTTTACGGGATGGGCGGGGTtggcaagtccacccttttggTGGATACCGAAAGGAGAATACGGGAAGAGAAATCATTCGATCTGGTAGCTAAGGCTGACGTGTCAGAAAATCCAGACGTCAAgaggattcaaggagagatcgCGCATTCGTTGGGCCTGGACATAAAGAACGAAGAGTATATCAACGTGCGAGCAGAGCGTCTGCACACAAGGTTGGaaaaggaggagagggagaaaaagaaggtgctcataatactggacaacctCTGGGAGAGGCTGGACTTGGACAAAGTCGGCATTCCTTGCGGACCTGGCAACAAAGCTAGAGGATGCAAGTTGTTGTTGACGGCGAGAGATCAACGTGTTTTGCGAAGGGAAATGCTCTGTGACAGCGCCTTCCTCCTTGGTGGGCTGGAAAACGTAGAGGCAAAGAGATTGTTTGAGAAGACGGTGGGAGGCAAAGTTACCGTTGAGTTGGAACCCTTGGTGGAGGAAGCACTCCGCATATCtgcaggtttgcctttcctaattgtCGCGATATCAAAGCTTTTTATAGACACTAGTTACTCTGAATGTGACTACGCTTTGAAACAAATCTGGAGCGAAGATACTGGTAAAGTGATAACTAAAAGGCTGCAACTTAGTTATGGTCGTATAAGCGAGGAGGCCAAGTCATTGTTACGACTTTGTGTTGCTTATGGCGTCTCTAAACCATATCCCGACTACTTGGCGAGGTACGGCTTCGGTTTGCGGATATTTCAAGGAGTTAGCAGCGTGCAAGAAGCTAGAGTTAGGTTGGGCTCACTGATCCATACTCTGCAAGCCTCCTCCCTTTTATTAGACGGTGAAGAAGACGCGGGTGGTTTTAAGATTCATGACTTGGTTCGTGAGTTTGTTGCCTCGTTTGCATCAACAAATCGCCCTCTTCTCATTTTGAAAGATAAAGATAAGTGGGAAACAACGTTGTCGGAGGAGAGGCTCAAAATTTGTGAGGCGATATGCTTTCCCTACGTCGATTTGGAGGAGCTTCCCAAAGAATTAATCTGTCCGGAATTGCGTATCTTTTTGCTGCTTGAAAACGAAAGATCTCTTGAGATCTCGGATTCGTATTTCAACTCTATGAAGAATCTCATGGCCTTAGATCTTAGCGGAATACGTCTCAGTCGTTCGCCTTCGCCGTTTCAATTCATGGAGAACTTACACACTTTGTGTGTCGATGATTGTTCAGTAGAGGATGTGTCCGTTCTTGGCAAGCTAAAAGGCCTCCAAATTCTCAGCCTTCAGCACTCGGACATTCAGcaattgccaaaagaaataGGGCAACTAACGGAGCTGAGGTTGTTAGATTTGGATTATTGTTCAAAACTACagataattgaaccgggtgtCCTTGGAAGGTTGACcaaattggaggagttgtatatgaaggATAGCTTTGATCGATGGAGTGCTGGGGAGCAAACTCCAGCAACAAATGCCGGTCTCATTGAATTGAATAACATGAAGAATCTCCGCACTCTGCATGTATCCATTCCCAATCCAAGTGCGCTCCCAAGGGATCTAGATGTTGAGAAGTTAACCAAGTACAAAATCCAAATAGGTGATGTACGGGGCTGGGGAGACTACAAAGGATCGAGGATGTTGGAGCTCAACTTGGATGGAACAAGCGATGTTCTTCGAAAAGAATGCTTTCAAAGTATCTTAGCCAAAGCTGACGCTTTGTATTTGTACAAGTTGGACAGAACTGAGAAAAGTATTTCCGCATTATCCTCGGAAGGTTTTCCAAAATTAAAGCATCTACAGGTGGAGGATAGTCCTTCCTTCCGTTGCATCCTCGAACGGTCTTCCCTTCCTACTTTTGAGGCGTTGGAGACGCTACTTCTCAATAATCTCATCAACTTGGAGAAGATATTATGCACCAAAAATATCTCCATCGGGTCCTTCAGCACATTAAAAGTAGTACGAGTTGAGGGATGCGACAAGATAGAGGTTCTTTTTCCTCGTTCGGTGGCGAGAGAACTTCCACAGCTAGAAGAGATCAAAGTCGTCGGTTGCAAGTTAATGCGGGGGATTGTAGAAGCTGATGGTGATCGTGGCAAATTTGAGTTGCCTAAGTTGCGGGTATTGAAATTGTATTGGTTGCCAAATATCGAGAATTTTATCACCACCGGGTCGTCTCCCTCGAGGAGTACATCGGACGACCAAATTGGCACTCAAATTGCATTCTTCAACGGAcaacag GATGCCTTTCCACATTTGGAGACATTAGAAGTCAATGGCTTGGACAACATCGGGTTCATGTTTTCCCCATCTATGGTTAAATCTCTCGCACAATTAAGAAAGCTAAATGTAAGCTTTggcaagaagatggaggcgatcattACGGAGGAAGAAGGGTTGGCAGTGGAAATATCAGAAACTCTGGCATTTCCTATGTTAGCCCATTTATCCTTAcaatatttgaaaagtttaaagtgcttctcTCATAgtaagtgtaagattgatttattCTTTTCATCAATGAAGATCTTTTTGTAG